A portion of the Candidatus Dadabacteria bacterium genome contains these proteins:
- a CDS encoding UbiX family flavin prenyltransferase, which yields MRTIIGITGASGAVYAVDFLRRCEGEKYLVASKWGKAVLNEEMGVKMEELGQWADKTFSDSDLASPFSSGSNHFDSMVIVPCSVSTLAKIANGIADTLITRIAQVALKEKRKLIIALRETPLSTVALENAARLSSYGATIMPVSPPSYTGAKTAEELARAFVDRLISVSSNKHADGWRSGELE from the coding sequence TTGAGAACAATAATCGGCATAACCGGGGCTTCGGGGGCCGTCTATGCGGTTGATTTTCTGAGACGCTGCGAAGGGGAGAAGTATCTGGTCGCAAGCAAATGGGGCAAAGCCGTTCTGAACGAGGAAATGGGGGTCAAAATGGAGGAACTCGGACAGTGGGCGGATAAAACCTTCAGCGATTCCGACCTCGCCTCGCCGTTTTCATCGGGAAGCAATCACTTTGACTCAATGGTCATAGTTCCCTGCTCCGTTTCCACTCTTGCCAAAATCGCAAACGGAATAGCCGACACTCTCATAACAAGAATCGCCCAGGTGGCGCTCAAGGAAAAGCGCAAACTGATTATAGCGTTAAGGGAGACGCCGCTCAGCACCGTCGCCCTTGAGAACGCCGCCCGCCTCTCATCCTACGGGGCGACAATAATGCCCGTAAGCCCGCCCTCTTATACCGGGGCAAAAACCGCCGAAGAACTCGCGCGCGCCTTTGTGGACAGGCTCATTTCCGTCTCGTCAAACAAACATGCGGACGGCTGGCGAAGCGGTGAACTTGAGTGA
- a CDS encoding menaquinone biosynthesis decarboxylase, protein MSKTFSNLREYIAHLEKKGDLMRVQTAVDPELEITEIASREMKAGGPALLFENVKGSRFPLAINLFASEERIRTALGGDPKEVGEELVEIFEKVNPPSVKGVFSALPKLTRALSMRTSNSWTRAPVLANSEEADLLSLPAIKCWPKDGGRFITFGLVITHSPVSGSRNMGLYRLQIYDSKTTGMHWHPHKGGAAHYDEAEKLGRDLEAAVVLGGHPALIFSAIAPLPEGVDEVAFSGYLRRRAVSMTKGRSVSLKIPANAEMVIEGVVPKNKRRTEGPFGDHFGHYSMQADFPVFEAKSMSFADGAVFPATVVGKPPQEDMFLGVAAGEMFSPLIRIIHPEIKEMWACPEAGFHNLLFVKVDERYPKNAVKSMLALWGTGQLALTKCIVTVSGDVNLRDFSAVTREIGKHFDPKDDFVLIPTAPLDTLDFTSGRFNVGSKMGINAVKKTGAPPAQYCSSVPDPREKHPEIKDWRLLEGGFFVAKLAARPGGLAKRLFETPGFENIRIAVFVSADIDVHNDTELIWGIFTRFDPRLDIEFEKTSPVGSDIKREGRMAIDATIKEWYPEVTEMTPEIQAKVSKSWKTDRNS, encoded by the coding sequence GTGAGCAAAACCTTCTCAAATCTCCGCGAATACATAGCGCACCTTGAAAAGAAAGGCGACCTGATGAGGGTTCAAACCGCCGTTGACCCCGAACTTGAGATTACGGAAATTGCCTCGCGCGAGATGAAAGCCGGAGGCCCGGCGTTGTTGTTTGAAAACGTGAAGGGCTCGCGCTTTCCCCTCGCAATAAACCTTTTTGCCTCGGAGGAGAGGATCAGAACCGCTCTCGGCGGCGACCCCAAAGAGGTGGGCGAGGAACTTGTGGAGATTTTTGAAAAGGTAAACCCGCCCTCGGTGAAGGGCGTATTTTCCGCGCTGCCCAAACTTACGCGCGCCCTCTCAATGAGAACATCAAACTCGTGGACGCGCGCGCCCGTTCTGGCAAACAGCGAGGAGGCAGACCTCTTGAGCCTGCCCGCCATAAAGTGCTGGCCGAAAGACGGCGGAAGGTTTATAACCTTCGGGCTCGTAATAACTCACAGCCCCGTTTCAGGCTCAAGAAACATGGGGCTTTACCGCCTTCAGATATACGACTCAAAAACCACCGGCATGCACTGGCATCCCCACAAGGGCGGCGCGGCTCATTACGATGAGGCGGAAAAACTGGGGCGCGACCTTGAGGCGGCGGTTGTCCTCGGAGGCCACCCCGCCCTGATATTCAGCGCCATCGCCCCGCTGCCCGAAGGGGTTGATGAAGTGGCGTTTTCGGGATACCTCCGCCGCAGGGCGGTCTCCATGACAAAGGGGCGGTCTGTTTCCCTGAAGATTCCCGCAAATGCCGAGATGGTAATAGAGGGCGTAGTTCCGAAAAACAAGCGCCGCACCGAGGGGCCGTTCGGCGACCATTTCGGCCATTATTCAATGCAGGCGGATTTTCCCGTCTTTGAGGCAAAAAGCATGAGTTTTGCGGACGGGGCGGTGTTTCCCGCCACAGTGGTGGGCAAGCCGCCGCAGGAGGATATGTTTCTCGGAGTCGCGGCGGGAGAGATGTTTTCCCCCCTGATACGCATAATCCATCCCGAAATAAAAGAGATGTGGGCGTGCCCCGAAGCGGGCTTTCACAACCTTCTGTTTGTGAAGGTGGACGAGAGGTATCCGAAAAACGCGGTCAAATCCATGCTCGCGCTCTGGGGAACGGGGCAGCTTGCGCTCACAAAATGCATTGTTACCGTGTCGGGCGATGTCAACCTGCGGGACTTCTCCGCCGTTACAAGGGAGATAGGAAAACACTTTGACCCGAAAGACGATTTTGTCCTTATTCCGACCGCGCCTCTTGACACGCTTGATTTCACAAGCGGAAGGTTCAACGTGGGAAGCAAGATGGGGATCAACGCCGTCAAAAAAACCGGCGCGCCGCCCGCGCAGTATTGCTCTTCCGTTCCCGACCCAAGGGAAAAACACCCTGAAATAAAAGACTGGCGGTTGCTTGAGGGCGGTTTTTTTGTCGCCAAACTCGCTGCCCGCCCCGGCGGCCTTGCGAAACGCCTTTTTGAAACCCCCGGCTTTGAGAACATCAGAATCGCCGTCTTTGTGAGCGCCGACATAGACGTCCATAACGACACCGAACTGATATGGGGCATATTCACGCGGTTTGACCCGCGCCTTGACATTGAGTTTGAAAAAACATCCCCCGTGGGCTCGGACATAAAAAGGGAGGGGCGCATGGCAATAGACGCCACAATCAAGGAGTGGTATCCTGAAGTAACCGAAATGACGCCGGAAATTCAGGCAAAGGTGTCAAAGAGTTGGAAAACAGACCGGAACTCATAG